One segment of Fimbriimonadia bacterium DNA contains the following:
- a CDS encoding prepilin peptidase, which produces MLFPWTVAFGFAMGAAAGSFTNVLIWRLPRGQSIREPQWSYCPSCNTRLTFLDLVPLISFLLLGARCRHCRKPVPWRYFWVELVCASFWALLWWQNMVAAWEPATFIALALFGTALVAIVWIDFEHYIIPDQLNAWLLLVGLALGVYRLATHDPTAWAHLGSLRLPAFLLGAWTGTLILWGIGAFGRILFRKDAMGHGDVKMMRGAGALLPMDMLLASIGIAVALGAVLGAAMLIYLRSRRSSEEQTEPEEEQPPEPPEPLALLPIWLLYYLLWLDLLPLFVPKVGAAVDGFVLRLSKKVAPDAKLEEDEAEEAFQPTPTTIAFGPFLAMGVAATLLLTPQIRAAIRAYLHWITGGN; this is translated from the coding sequence ATGCTGTTTCCATGGACGGTCGCCTTCGGGTTCGCGATGGGAGCCGCGGCGGGCAGCTTCACGAACGTGCTCATCTGGAGGCTGCCGCGCGGCCAGTCCATCCGCGAGCCGCAGTGGAGTTACTGCCCGAGCTGCAACACTCGCCTCACCTTCCTCGACCTCGTGCCGCTGATCAGCTTCCTCTTACTCGGCGCGCGATGTCGGCACTGCCGCAAGCCGGTGCCCTGGCGCTACTTCTGGGTGGAGCTCGTGTGCGCATCTTTCTGGGCGCTGCTGTGGTGGCAGAACATGGTGGCGGCGTGGGAGCCCGCGACGTTCATCGCGCTCGCCCTGTTCGGAACCGCTCTGGTCGCCATCGTCTGGATAGACTTCGAGCACTACATCATTCCGGACCAGCTAAACGCCTGGCTGCTCCTGGTGGGCCTAGCACTCGGCGTCTATCGTCTCGCCACGCACGACCCGACTGCATGGGCGCATCTGGGCAGCCTGCGGCTGCCCGCGTTCCTTCTCGGGGCCTGGACCGGAACACTGATCCTGTGGGGTATCGGAGCCTTCGGACGCATCTTGTTCCGCAAGGACGCCATGGGCCACGGAGACGTGAAGATGATGCGCGGAGCCGGCGCCCTGCTGCCGATGGACATGCTGCTGGCCTCCATCGGCATCGCGGTCGCTCTCGGAGCGGTTCTGGGGGCTGCGATGCTCATCTACTTGCGCTCGCGTCGCAGTTCGGAAGAGCAAACGGAGCCGGAAGAGGAGCAGCCCCCTGAGCCTCCGGAACCCCTCGCGCTTCTTCCAATATGGTTGCTCTACTATCTGCTCTGGCTGGACTTGCTGCCTCTCTTCGTGCCCAAAGTGGGTGCCGCAGTGGATGGGTTCGTTCTGCGGCTATCCAAAAAGGTCGCGCCGGACGCAAAGCTGGAGGAGGATGAAGCCGAGGAGGCTTTCCAGCCGACGCCGACCACCATCGCCTTCGGCCCGTTTCTGGCGATGGGGGTTGCAGCGACCCTCTTGCTAACGCCGCAAATCCGAGCGGCCATCCGCGCATACCTGCACTGGATCACGGGAGGTAACTAA
- a CDS encoding prepilin-type N-terminal cleavage/methylation domain-containing protein, whose amino-acid sequence MKRHAFTLIELLTVIAILAILAAIIFPVYARSRQEARMTQCMSNLSSIHSALKLYHQDYQAYPIILMGYVERYSGGGIVPPDKLVNSPLYKDRVDTIATFKCPMNKTERGDVVVQAVYPRVQHLVNGQWRAANNLAGQIVQYPGGGNAEFYAYDSYDIGLIRSPADGSPIYELHYMLFWTDLGLSGGGRDDDLRQLGYRFPDESAIVTWCTYHRDYGAPGNTEPKREKADIVLTLSGTAKKMDSLNMALRGFGNAENF is encoded by the coding sequence ATGAAAAGGCACGCCTTTACGCTCATAGAGCTTCTCACGGTCATCGCAATCCTTGCGATCCTCGCAGCGATCATCTTCCCCGTGTACGCCCGCTCCAGGCAAGAGGCCCGAATGACCCAGTGCATGTCGAACCTGAGCAGCATTCATTCGGCGCTGAAGCTTTACCACCAAGATTATCAGGCTTATCCCATCATCCTGATGGGGTATGTGGAGCGTTACTCGGGAGGCGGCATCGTCCCGCCGGACAAACTGGTCAACTCGCCCCTGTACAAGGACCGGGTAGACACCATCGCCACGTTCAAGTGCCCGATGAACAAGACCGAACGGGGCGACGTGGTGGTCCAAGCCGTGTATCCTCGGGTCCAGCATCTGGTCAACGGACAGTGGCGCGCGGCCAACAACCTCGCTGGGCAGATTGTCCAATACCCCGGAGGCGGTAACGCCGAGTTCTACGCCTACGACAGCTACGACATCGGGCTGATTCGCTCGCCTGCCGACGGCTCACCGATTTACGAGCTTCATTACATGCTGTTCTGGACGGACCTCGGCCTATCCGGCGGGGGCAGGGATGATGACCTCCGGCAGCTCGGCTACCGCTTCCCGGACGAGAGCGCCATCGTGACTTGGTGTACCTATCACCGCGATTACGGCGCCCCGGGCAACACGGAACCGAAGCGCGAGAAGGCAGACATCGTGTTGACCCTGAGCGGCACGGCCAAGAAAATGGACTCGCTAAACATGGCGCTGCGCGGGTTCGGCAACGCCGAGAACTTCTAG
- a CDS encoding type II secretion system protein — MIGTRSHRLARTGFTMVEILVVLAITSVLMLLVFGPMIQSFNTTRSAQAESEAQDLARRLIEQISTDLANATYVRDNSAPEASIDIVLPNSLFATNRPEGQRILRLPYAKIDFFPPAQGDPNNPEYNPYIDKTDPTLRNRAPIGKLALPLARGVSMVRYFVGLADPFSEYRNSSEDRFAVAGRADNTFVLYRAEIVPRLSDGSVNTDFFEVGPDGQPLLDDPLFFTVLQNDSNEKRNRVANWLRASQVITPLDRVDLIQIVRDQKSQEPVFDDSGRPQVLPLLTMQPSKVDDEPASPHNTTSLGEEFPEKIPSGFRTKSGGWTETYRITVWRDAPTGSQDVYWTEDEMRNGRWVKTVWHRYPTGGSGTAQERVFDLTEYMDGLQRGNPRLDWAIQPGITSDPMAFVVDPVSGKIVTNLPREHFNPDATEWLPSTGPALTYLQDTNPDPTTINGAFNYQYRKYPQWGRRIERFVRIRDDATSVVRGDPNSPLSLWSSASIAPGSEKVFGPDQRPGPNYGNTVLYRRVPTLDAEPGPNEYRINYTDLPYDPAALAGIGFNVNDPDVKAFILPRFEAGYIKFYSDPNYPMPGGSRNIRITYHFQLNRPGDVFTVDYATKEVVLVSLAIRRYDASRGRPHMVSLTNRVNVRNFLK; from the coding sequence ATGATAGGTACTCGCAGTCACCGCTTGGCCCGAACCGGCTTCACGATGGTGGAGATCCTGGTGGTGCTCGCCATCACGTCGGTGCTGATGTTGCTCGTGTTCGGGCCGATGATCCAATCGTTCAACACGACGCGCTCCGCACAGGCGGAATCGGAAGCGCAGGACCTGGCACGACGCCTGATCGAGCAGATATCTACCGATCTGGCGAATGCTACCTATGTGCGCGACAACAGCGCCCCCGAGGCCTCGATCGACATCGTGTTACCTAACTCGTTGTTCGCCACGAACCGACCAGAAGGCCAGCGGATCCTGCGTCTGCCTTATGCGAAGATTGACTTCTTCCCCCCTGCTCAGGGTGATCCGAACAACCCGGAGTACAACCCCTACATAGACAAGACCGACCCGACGCTGAGAAACCGTGCCCCCATCGGCAAGTTGGCCCTGCCGCTGGCGCGAGGGGTGTCCATGGTTCGCTACTTCGTCGGGCTGGCCGATCCGTTCTCCGAGTATCGTAACTCCAGCGAGGATCGCTTCGCCGTTGCGGGTAGGGCAGACAATACCTTCGTATTGTATCGTGCCGAGATCGTGCCGAGACTGAGCGATGGTAGTGTCAATACGGACTTTTTCGAAGTGGGCCCCGACGGGCAACCCCTACTCGATGACCCGTTGTTCTTTACGGTGCTTCAGAACGATTCCAACGAGAAGCGAAACCGGGTTGCCAACTGGCTGCGAGCATCACAGGTTATCACGCCGCTGGATCGCGTGGACCTGATCCAGATCGTACGTGACCAGAAGTCGCAGGAGCCAGTGTTCGACGATTCCGGTCGGCCGCAGGTGCTGCCGCTGCTAACCATGCAGCCCTCGAAGGTGGACGACGAGCCTGCATCGCCGCACAACACTACCAGCTTGGGGGAGGAGTTTCCGGAGAAAATCCCATCCGGCTTCCGCACCAAGAGTGGTGGCTGGACGGAGACCTATCGTATCACCGTTTGGCGCGATGCGCCGACGGGCTCTCAAGACGTGTACTGGACCGAAGACGAGATGCGCAATGGGCGTTGGGTCAAAACCGTGTGGCATCGGTATCCTACGGGCGGGTCGGGTACTGCTCAGGAGCGCGTGTTCGACTTGACCGAGTACATGGATGGCTTGCAGCGTGGCAATCCGAGATTGGACTGGGCAATCCAGCCTGGCATAACATCGGACCCGATGGCGTTCGTGGTCGACCCGGTTTCCGGCAAGATCGTGACCAACCTGCCGAGAGAGCATTTCAACCCTGATGCAACCGAATGGCTGCCAAGCACCGGCCCTGCGCTAACGTATCTGCAGGACACGAACCCCGATCCGACGACCATCAACGGCGCTTTCAACTACCAGTATCGCAAGTACCCGCAGTGGGGACGAAGGATCGAGCGGTTCGTGCGCATTCGAGACGATGCCACCTCGGTGGTCCGCGGCGATCCCAACTCGCCGCTGTCCCTGTGGTCGAGCGCATCCATCGCGCCAGGGTCGGAGAAGGTGTTCGGTCCCGATCAGAGGCCGGGGCCTAATTACGGGAACACCGTGCTCTATCGCCGCGTGCCGACACTGGATGCCGAGCCCGGGCCGAACGAGTATAGGATCAACTACACCGACCTGCCGTACGATCCCGCAGCGCTCGCCGGCATCGGTTTCAACGTTAACGATCCGGACGTGAAGGCGTTCATCCTACCACGGTTCGAGGCCGGCTACATCAAGTTCTATTCGGACCCGAACTATCCGATGCCCGGTGGAAGCCGTAACATTCGCATCACCTACCACTTCCAGCTCAATCGGCCAGGCGACGTGTTCACTGTGGATTACGCGACGAAGGAAGTGGTTTTGGTGTCGCTGGCCATCCGGCGCTACGATGCGTCCAGAGGTCGCCCTCACATGGTGAGCCTGACTAACCGCGTGAACGTGCGCAACTTCCTTAAGTAG
- a CDS encoding DUF4159 domain-containing protein: protein MTRTLLAVLGVLLAALPAISQPAVYGEARNAIRAGILLVPSTGSTSSPGGTNADPYVFYNLMMRQDLLPGGWDFYNPYAPSVVTQRVYDRWRAIMGRAPFAVGDRVQRSMAPYWEVYLDDLSDKQLSNYDILLIHAPGTLRFSPDQRERLRRFVDSGGVLWFDKATSQTVDGNSGFPLTFGVSSSGGNPQLVNPTHPLLNYPHKLTVGEATFLGSHRGSHAITPWGAAGEQGFADFKRMTPIVLNSAGGVIMHADMGSGHFVLTACNVVSNINEPAGGTTTGLGRNSGPFAGTNFLNIPTPELKFAYNLVGLTGSHRQFGKGSRKLNATFEDIGAPLLGKWSTPFTPQSTFEYHGRLYKSPVFFKGLLIVSTNTEVLAFDAQPMRDLDGDGNPDDGFPDLSQGTQADLVWRFQVPGASLLSAPLAVETPTEASQGFQPPVNQVWVMDQDGAVYVLNAFPVRNRRLADTQQTGDWKRIDPPRDDMIPFSLPKQPNALTYSDGMIFAAAGALTITNQVRGGIAWVISPKVARIVSTGLDPDSYFVAQGARAVPGTNPFVTAPTVGYVPQAERGGASDQVVYIGTERTTTGGRGGPGFAALWFRTRGEKLRMDGYALEQTKFKCLAANQNLKVFFTTPGEFEELNPRFYGYRQSDGAPVVLPDPIVGAVPGEFIFQGDWRNVDIYADYTIDWSARDLQSGNLNKIARTVMVMPDESTPKQEIIGSLTLAPNGNLFLVSSNVDVTSDPKSGGGSLFCFQERLNNTRLLYRWQLHHGYNHILGGTNKVTVPPVIVDNDPLTKIPPLNNFLDRPMTKMHFHGSPVIHNNMCYVVASARKNLGFFELPVTILLAFDADPQPAEIRVGGPILGTEGDIEVSQPDPAVSLSKDEPTGFNRLSNRQGQGEIEVDAAAGIIRISNFSTSPRGEVRNSISLSQPVAVRVPGQQPFFVDPNATGNRWSPLRWFMTFNGFTNEAPAMVTGNTLYLAGGWSLESFICPPMRIPPAYRAMVIAMDADIPTNDEFLINDPLVPTNTHSNRQLAYLLILPNGRPRFNTHIRWPSNEGLTSMEDFCIRVRQSRLGNSQRALGVIGGDGLLAAWAPDGTFIFERALTLVTDQGRLIEIDNQGFVNWTSENTYAGAVNQGNLFLKIVQLTNPTKAYKLGWNEYLVADTGANRIVRVDRAGAEVRTIEGFTFDQQMLAAGKLYGFTPGDPLNLRQPRDVKTWTDFVPSDVNPFSVKSDLEFWIHYLIADTGNGRLVEVVDRYVADPNTLAVGAPVSAESIGQIVYHSPLNAIGRKYRYHAVDRTQTGVDASGLATFAYVAAVGNWEATGAAVGTDPFGSDTQLQAYSGAGAIIVEYFDQTLDQKDRVIVIHRVRMPDGTLRPFVNPSSVHATPLRWDSTTGRIVFSILIADNQGVIEIAPNASNPREWDVIWNMSNENYFTLRGVSLLASGARKLANGNILITNAYTGQKPNFTDFTGEVVEIRYSDYNPGQPNNGFSMAAGSVRAEIPPLVGARQLKTPLFADRP from the coding sequence ATGACGCGAACGCTACTAGCCGTCCTCGGGGTGTTGTTGGCTGCGTTGCCTGCTATATCGCAGCCAGCGGTGTACGGTGAAGCGAGAAACGCCATTCGCGCTGGTATCTTGCTGGTGCCGTCTACCGGCAGCACCTCGTCACCCGGCGGCACGAACGCAGACCCGTACGTCTTCTACAACCTGATGATGAGACAGGACTTGCTGCCGGGCGGGTGGGACTTCTACAACCCATATGCTCCATCTGTCGTGACGCAGAGGGTGTATGATCGCTGGCGAGCCATCATGGGACGGGCGCCCTTCGCCGTCGGTGACCGCGTTCAGAGAAGCATGGCGCCCTATTGGGAGGTGTATCTCGACGACCTCTCGGACAAGCAGCTGTCCAACTATGACATCCTACTGATCCACGCGCCGGGAACGTTGCGTTTCTCGCCGGATCAGAGAGAACGCCTGCGCAGGTTCGTGGACTCGGGAGGCGTGCTGTGGTTCGACAAGGCGACGAGCCAAACCGTTGACGGCAACTCCGGCTTCCCGCTGACGTTCGGAGTGTCCAGTTCAGGCGGCAACCCGCAGCTGGTCAATCCCACACACCCGCTGCTCAACTACCCGCACAAGCTGACTGTGGGGGAGGCCACCTTTCTCGGTTCACACCGCGGTTCCCATGCGATCACGCCGTGGGGGGCTGCAGGGGAACAGGGCTTCGCGGACTTCAAGCGGATGACGCCCATCGTGCTGAACTCGGCGGGCGGTGTCATTATGCACGCCGATATGGGCTCCGGGCACTTCGTACTCACGGCGTGCAACGTGGTCTCGAACATCAATGAGCCAGCCGGTGGCACGACGACTGGGCTGGGCCGTAACAGCGGTCCGTTTGCAGGCACGAACTTTCTGAACATCCCGACTCCGGAGCTTAAGTTCGCATACAACCTCGTGGGGCTGACTGGTAGTCACCGTCAGTTCGGCAAGGGCTCGCGAAAGCTCAACGCGACGTTCGAGGATATCGGTGCGCCTCTACTGGGTAAGTGGAGCACACCCTTTACACCGCAAAGCACTTTCGAGTACCACGGCCGTCTCTACAAGAGCCCCGTGTTCTTCAAAGGATTGCTCATCGTCTCGACTAACACCGAGGTACTCGCCTTCGACGCACAGCCGATGCGTGACTTGGACGGTGACGGCAATCCGGACGACGGCTTCCCGGACCTGAGTCAGGGCACGCAGGCCGACCTGGTATGGCGCTTTCAAGTTCCGGGAGCATCGCTGCTGTCCGCACCGCTCGCAGTGGAAACACCCACCGAGGCTTCCCAGGGCTTTCAGCCACCTGTCAATCAGGTATGGGTGATGGACCAGGACGGTGCCGTGTACGTGCTAAACGCCTTCCCCGTGCGAAACCGGCGCTTGGCCGATACGCAGCAAACAGGCGATTGGAAGCGCATCGATCCGCCGCGCGATGACATGATTCCCTTCTCGCTGCCCAAGCAGCCGAATGCGCTCACCTACTCGGACGGCATGATTTTCGCTGCGGCAGGAGCACTGACAATCACCAACCAAGTGCGTGGTGGGATCGCGTGGGTGATATCACCCAAGGTCGCACGCATCGTCTCGACAGGGTTGGACCCGGATAGCTACTTCGTTGCGCAGGGCGCGAGAGCAGTTCCCGGCACGAACCCCTTCGTTACGGCCCCTACTGTCGGCTATGTCCCGCAAGCCGAACGCGGCGGGGCATCCGATCAGGTCGTGTATATCGGAACCGAGCGCACTACGACGGGTGGTCGAGGCGGTCCTGGTTTCGCGGCACTGTGGTTCCGCACACGCGGCGAGAAGCTACGCATGGACGGCTATGCGTTGGAACAAACCAAGTTCAAGTGCCTCGCCGCAAACCAGAACCTGAAAGTCTTCTTCACGACCCCGGGCGAGTTCGAGGAGTTGAACCCGCGGTTCTACGGCTACAGGCAGTCGGATGGGGCACCTGTCGTGTTGCCCGATCCGATCGTGGGAGCCGTGCCCGGCGAGTTCATCTTCCAGGGCGACTGGCGAAACGTGGACATCTACGCCGACTACACCATAGACTGGTCGGCGCGTGACTTGCAGTCGGGCAACCTGAACAAGATCGCCCGTACGGTCATGGTGATGCCGGACGAGTCCACACCGAAGCAGGAGATCATCGGTTCGCTCACCCTGGCACCCAATGGCAACCTCTTCCTCGTGTCCAGCAATGTGGATGTCACGTCCGATCCGAAGTCGGGTGGTGGATCGCTGTTTTGCTTCCAGGAGAGGCTGAACAACACCAGACTGCTGTATCGGTGGCAGTTGCATCACGGCTACAACCATATTCTCGGAGGCACTAACAAAGTCACCGTTCCGCCCGTGATCGTGGATAACGACCCGCTGACCAAGATTCCGCCGCTGAACAATTTCTTGGACCGGCCAATGACGAAGATGCACTTCCACGGTAGCCCGGTCATCCATAACAATATGTGCTACGTGGTGGCGTCTGCGCGAAAGAACCTGGGCTTCTTCGAGTTGCCTGTCACCATTCTGCTGGCCTTCGACGCCGACCCGCAGCCAGCCGAGATTCGCGTCGGCGGACCCATCCTCGGAACGGAAGGCGACATCGAAGTCTCACAACCCGATCCGGCGGTGAGCCTCAGCAAGGATGAACCTACCGGTTTCAACCGACTGAGCAACCGGCAAGGACAGGGCGAGATCGAAGTAGATGCCGCCGCGGGCATCATCCGAATCAGCAACTTCTCGACCAGCCCGAGGGGAGAGGTGCGAAACAGCATCAGCCTGAGCCAGCCGGTGGCCGTGCGTGTTCCCGGTCAGCAGCCGTTCTTCGTGGATCCGAACGCCACCGGCAACCGCTGGTCGCCGCTCCGGTGGTTCATGACCTTCAACGGGTTCACGAACGAAGCACCCGCGATGGTCACTGGAAACACCCTGTATCTCGCCGGTGGCTGGAGCCTCGAGAGCTTCATCTGCCCGCCGATGCGAATCCCTCCGGCCTATCGTGCAATGGTGATCGCGATGGACGCGGACATCCCTACCAACGACGAGTTCCTGATCAACGACCCTCTGGTGCCCACCAACACGCACAGCAACCGGCAGCTCGCCTACTTGCTCATTCTCCCGAACGGCCGGCCACGCTTCAATACCCACATCCGGTGGCCCTCCAACGAGGGGCTGACCAGCATGGAAGACTTCTGCATCCGAGTGCGTCAGTCGCGCCTCGGCAATAGCCAGAGGGCGCTCGGTGTGATAGGAGGCGACGGGCTGCTCGCCGCGTGGGCACCCGACGGCACATTCATCTTCGAAAGAGCCCTCACGCTGGTGACCGATCAAGGCCGCCTCATCGAAATTGACAACCAGGGCTTCGTCAATTGGACTTCCGAAAACACCTATGCCGGAGCGGTCAATCAGGGGAACCTGTTCCTGAAGATCGTGCAGCTCACGAATCCGACCAAAGCGTACAAGCTGGGCTGGAACGAATACCTCGTGGCCGATACGGGAGCCAACCGTATCGTGCGAGTGGACCGTGCGGGCGCCGAGGTGCGCACCATCGAGGGCTTCACGTTCGACCAGCAGATGCTCGCGGCGGGGAAGCTGTATGGCTTCACTCCGGGAGACCCGCTGAACCTGAGGCAGCCGCGTGACGTGAAAACCTGGACCGACTTCGTGCCAAGCGATGTGAACCCGTTCTCGGTGAAGTCCGATCTCGAGTTCTGGATACATTACCTGATAGCAGATACAGGTAACGGTCGTCTGGTCGAGGTGGTCGACCGGTATGTCGCTGACCCGAACACACTCGCGGTGGGAGCTCCCGTCTCTGCGGAATCGATAGGGCAAATCGTCTATCACAGCCCGTTGAATGCAATCGGCCGCAAGTATCGTTACCACGCAGTGGATAGGACCCAGACCGGCGTGGACGCGTCGGGGCTTGCCACCTTCGCTTACGTGGCGGCAGTGGGAAACTGGGAGGCGACCGGTGCAGCCGTCGGCACCGACCCGTTCGGCAGCGACACACAGCTCCAGGCGTACAGCGGTGCCGGCGCGATCATCGTAGAGTACTTCGACCAGACGCTGGACCAGAAGGACAGAGTGATCGTTATCCATCGGGTGCGCATGCCCGATGGCACGCTGAGACCCTTCGTTAACCCATCGTCCGTACACGCGACCCCGCTACGGTGGGACTCGACAACCGGACGCATCGTATTCTCGATCCTTATCGCGGACAATCAGGGAGTGATCGAGATCGCTCCGAACGCCTCGAACCCCAGGGAGTGGGACGTCATCTGGAACATGAGCAACGAGAACTACTTCACTCTCCGAGGTGTGTCGTTGCTCGCCAGCGGCGCTCGGAAGCTGGCAAACGGGAACATTCTCATCACCAACGCATATACCGGTCAGAAGCCGAATTTCACGGACTTCACGGGTGAGGTGGTGGAGATCCGCTACAGCGATTACAACCCCGGCCAGCCCAACAATGGCTTCAGCATGGCGGCAGGCTCCGTGAGGGCGGAGATCCCGCCGCTGGTCGGCGCACGGCAACTGAAAACTCCGCTGTTCGCGGACAGGCCGTAG